In Xenorhabdus poinarii G6, the following are encoded in one genomic region:
- a CDS encoding Thoeris anti-defense Tad2 family protein encodes MSDVNKLDNKQCPFDLSKYKSNDVVAPVGSVPWAIIQVYEGKAVGRTEWNSLAEYIHLSTKNDGSAPIYIEKHNKDGISEAWEPTPEDLMACDWALVKIEVKPADCMLSFDLKVGTSQYDDGQDWGYLTKDGHLSTDQSTFGTLTNLQSTIGIGNILTFYSEGTHDGVFGLIELQVDTQNQPDLWNKNLEVVVKGSTYNLGSSSSHSTTDFEYTSDGAKQLGDLLTQNVDKTLYFCFNWK; translated from the coding sequence ATGTCTGACGTTAATAAGCTGGATAATAAACAATGTCCGTTTGATCTCAGTAAATACAAAAGTAATGATGTGGTAGCTCCTGTGGGTTCTGTTCCATGGGCAATCATTCAGGTATATGAAGGGAAAGCAGTAGGTCGTACTGAATGGAATTCACTTGCTGAATATATACACCTCTCGACTAAAAACGATGGAAGTGCGCCTATCTACATTGAAAAGCATAATAAAGATGGCATTTCTGAGGCCTGGGAACCAACACCGGAAGACTTGATGGCGTGTGATTGGGCGTTAGTAAAGATAGAAGTAAAGCCAGCTGATTGCATGCTGTCTTTTGATCTTAAGGTAGGGACTAGTCAATATGATGATGGTCAGGATTGGGGATATCTGACCAAGGATGGGCATTTAAGTACAGATCAATCTACTTTTGGCACTCTGACTAATCTTCAAAGCACGATAGGTATTGGAAATATCTTAACGTTCTACTCTGAAGGAACCCACGACGGTGTTTTTGGTCTTATCGAATTGCAAGTTGACACCCAGAACCAACCAGACTTATGGAATAAGAACCTTGAAGTAGTGGTGAAGGGTTCAACTTATAATCTGGGTTCTAGTTCCAGCCATTCTACAACTGATTTCGAATATACCTCTGACGGCGCAAAACAACTAGGCGACCTATTGACACAAAACGTAGATAAAACACTGTATTTTTGCTTCAACTGGAAATAA
- the fliH gene encoding flagellar assembly protein FliH, whose amino-acid sequence MSDNANNRNWQPWLPGELTQWETLRAKLEPIDEEQAPSEQDRLLEQARKLDELKEQARQAGHAQGFAEGRTQGYEQGIQEGRQAGLEQGLQEAEQQQQIVIDQWKALLTEFSHSIDGLDTVIASRLMQLALTAAHHILGQPAVCDGTALLSQIREFIQQEPMFSGKPQLRIHPQNMPLVEQQLGDVLALHGWRLIADNKLHPGGCKITADEGDLDASLATRWQEMCRLAAPGEL is encoded by the coding sequence ATGTCTGATAATGCGAATAATAGAAACTGGCAGCCGTGGCTGCCGGGCGAATTAACGCAGTGGGAAACGCTGCGGGCAAAACTGGAACCGATAGACGAAGAACAGGCGCCAAGCGAACAGGATCGATTACTGGAACAGGCGCGAAAACTGGATGAGCTGAAAGAGCAGGCGCGTCAGGCGGGTCATGCTCAGGGATTTGCCGAAGGCCGGACACAAGGCTATGAACAGGGGATTCAGGAAGGCCGACAGGCCGGGCTGGAGCAAGGTTTGCAAGAAGCCGAACAGCAACAACAAATTGTTATCGATCAATGGAAAGCCCTATTAACGGAGTTTAGCCATTCAATCGATGGGCTGGATACCGTGATTGCGTCTCGTCTAATGCAGCTTGCATTAACCGCGGCCCATCATATTTTAGGGCAGCCCGCGGTCTGTGACGGCACTGCCCTGCTGAGCCAGATCCGCGAATTTATTCAGCAAGAACCTATGTTCAGTGGCAAACCCCAATTGCGAATTCATCCACAAAACATGCCACTGGTTGAGCAACAACTGGGGGATGTTCTGGCACTGCACGGCTGGCGCTTAATTGCAGATAACAAACTCCATCCGGGGGGCTGTAAGATCACTGCCGATGAAGGGGATCTGGACGCCAGTTTAGCCACTCGCTGGCAGGAAATGTGCCGCCTGGCCGCACCGGGAGAATTGTGA
- the fliE gene encoding flagellar hook-basal body complex protein FliE, whose translation MSIQAIEGVLQQMQVQVLQAENMAKPMPIQDGFASQLTSAVEKINKNRLDAAKQAQDFTLGVPGVELNDVMVNIQKASISLQMGIQVRNKLVSAYHEIMNMQV comes from the coding sequence ATGTCAATTCAGGCAATTGAAGGTGTACTGCAACAGATGCAGGTTCAGGTATTACAGGCAGAAAACATGGCCAAACCCATGCCGATCCAAGACGGTTTTGCTAGTCAACTCACCTCGGCAGTAGAAAAAATAAATAAAAATCGGTTAGATGCGGCGAAACAGGCACAAGATTTCACTTTGGGCGTTCCGGGAGTGGAACTGAATGATGTGATGGTGAATATACAAAAAGCGAGTATTTCACTGCAAATGGGGATCCAGGTAAGAAATAAGCTGGTGAGTGCCTATCATGAAATTATGAATATGCAGGTGTGA
- the fliG gene encoding flagellar motor switch protein FliG → MSLSGTEKSAVMLMTLGEDQAAEVFKHLNSRELQQLSIAMAGMKQVSNQQLVEVLAQFEEDAEQFTALSINANDYLRSVLIKALGEERASSLLEDIFESRDTTTGIETLNFMEPQMAADMIRDEHPQIIATILVHLNRGQAADILALFDDRLRNDVMLRIATFGGVQPSALAELTEVLNNLLDGQNLKRSKMGGVRTAAEIINLMKSQQEEGVIDAVRSYDGELAQKIIDEMFLFENLINVDDRSIQRLLQEISTDALLVALKGCDQALRDHFLNNMSQRAAEIMRDDLATRGPVRMSQVEAEQKAILLIVRRLAESGEMLLNGGDDTYV, encoded by the coding sequence ATGAGCCTGTCAGGAACAGAAAAAAGTGCCGTTATGTTAATGACCCTGGGGGAAGATCAGGCGGCCGAGGTGTTCAAGCACCTGAATTCCAGGGAATTACAACAACTCAGCATTGCGATGGCGGGAATGAAACAAGTCTCGAATCAGCAACTGGTTGAGGTGCTGGCACAGTTTGAAGAAGATGCGGAGCAGTTCACGGCACTGAGTATCAATGCTAACGACTATCTGCGCAGCGTACTGATCAAAGCCTTAGGTGAAGAACGGGCATCCAGTTTGCTTGAGGATATTTTTGAGTCCCGAGATACCACGACGGGCATCGAAACCCTCAACTTTATGGAACCGCAGATGGCGGCCGATATGATCCGCGATGAGCATCCGCAGATCATTGCCACCATTTTGGTTCACCTGAACCGTGGTCAGGCTGCCGATATTCTTGCCCTGTTTGATGATCGCCTGCGCAACGATGTCATGCTGCGTATCGCCACTTTTGGTGGTGTACAACCCTCTGCCCTGGCGGAATTGACGGAAGTGCTGAACAACCTGCTGGATGGCCAGAACCTGAAACGCAGCAAAATGGGCGGTGTTCGTACTGCGGCTGAAATCATTAACCTGATGAAAAGCCAACAGGAAGAAGGGGTCATTGATGCAGTTCGTTCCTACGATGGCGAACTGGCACAGAAAATTATCGATGAGATGTTCCTGTTCGAAAACCTTATCAATGTGGACGATCGCAGCATCCAACGCTTGTTGCAGGAAATTTCAACCGACGCCTTGCTGGTGGCATTGAAAGGTTGCGATCAGGCATTACGCGATCACTTCCTCAACAATATGTCCCAACGTGCGGCTGAAATTATGCGTGACGATTTGGCAACCCGTGGCCCTGTCCGTATGTCCCAGGTGGAAGCTGAGCAGAAGGCCATCCTGCTGATTGTTCGTCGTCTGGCAGAAAGTGGTGAGATGCTCCTGAACGGAGGTGACGATACCTATGTCTGA
- the fliS gene encoding flagellar export chaperone FliS, translating into MYQRSASQLYAQVDLESEIMNASPYQLIQILFNGALSALRRAMILMQQGNIPEKGLAISKAINIIDNGLKDGLDLEKGGEIAQNLFNLYDYMSRRLLHANLRNDEKAITEVIDLLTTISDSWRQIGPHYNASQDIV; encoded by the coding sequence ATGTATCAACGTTCGGCAAGCCAGTTATACGCTCAAGTAGATCTTGAAAGCGAAATTATGAATGCCTCTCCCTACCAGTTGATTCAGATATTGTTCAATGGGGCGCTCAGCGCCCTACGTCGTGCAATGATTCTGATGCAACAGGGTAATATTCCAGAGAAAGGATTAGCGATTTCGAAAGCGATCAATATCATTGATAATGGTCTTAAAGACGGTTTAGATCTCGAAAAAGGCGGTGAGATTGCTCAGAATCTTTTTAATTTATATGATTATATGAGCCGTCGTTTACTCCATGCCAATTTACGCAATGATGAGAAGGCCATAACTGAAGTGATCGATTTACTCACAACGATTTCAGATTCTTGGCGGCAAATAGGTCCTCATTACAACGCCAGCCAGGATATTGTTTAA
- the fliT gene encoding flagella biosynthesis regulatory protein FliT, with translation MKNDMDLLSAYQRTLSLSEQLLDLATHEKWNELIEMEITYVKAVEVVTLMTTHSDVPISLQQQLTKILQTILDNEKETKQLLQKRLHELSELIKQDSCKQLLHDTYGQFPINNYEMELTSTDIN, from the coding sequence ATGAAAAATGATATGGATCTTTTGTCAGCTTACCAGCGGACGCTGAGTTTAAGTGAGCAGCTGCTTGATTTAGCGACACATGAAAAGTGGAATGAGCTTATTGAGATGGAAATCACCTATGTGAAGGCAGTCGAAGTGGTGACCTTAATGACAACACACTCAGATGTCCCTATTTCATTACAGCAACAATTGACCAAAATTTTGCAAACTATTCTGGATAATGAAAAAGAAACTAAGCAATTATTGCAAAAAAGATTACATGAACTCAGTGAGCTGATTAAACAGGATAGTTGTAAACAACTTTTACATGATACCTATGGGCAGTTCCCCATCAACAACTATGAAATGGAGTTGACTTCGACGGACATTAATTAA
- the fliF gene encoding flagellar basal-body MS-ring/collar protein FliF has translation MSAAATDVGNHKKGFNAIISRIKADPKVPLLVAGSAAIAIVVALFLWLRSPDYRVLYSNLSDKDGGEIVTQLTQMNVPYRFAENGSALMIPADKVHETRLKLAQQGLPKGGAAGFELLDQEKFGISQFSEQVNYQRALEGELARTVESLGPVQSARVHLALPKPSLFVREQKSPSASVTVGLLQGRALDEGQINAIVHMVSSSVAGLPAGNVTIVDQSGRLLTQSNTTGRDLNTTQLKYTQEVENRFQHRIETILAPVVGRGNVHAQVTAQIDFSRREETEEEYKPNQPPNQAAVRSRQSSSGEQNGGSSVGGVPGALSNQPSAAPNAPIEKPNANAKGNGDEKPNPQRNNANRNNSNERLVNNSRNNHHDETINYEVDRTIRHTQLQAGEVKRLSVAVVVNHVTVQGENGLETQALTPEQLSKIEALTREAMGFSVDRGDSLNVVNTLFNDTGEVIEPLPFWQHPLLLEKLLEAGRWLLLILVAWLLWRKMIVPQIARKQAAEKAVLEAQKKQQKQQTETNTEMDGKVRRNLANQRVSAELQSQRVRELAEKDPRVVALVIRQWMSNEQ, from the coding sequence ATGAGTGCAGCAGCCACTGACGTTGGAAACCACAAAAAAGGGTTCAACGCTATCATCAGCAGGATAAAAGCTGATCCAAAAGTGCCGTTATTAGTTGCTGGTTCCGCTGCCATCGCTATCGTTGTTGCCCTGTTTCTCTGGTTGCGCAGCCCCGATTATCGGGTGCTTTACAGCAACCTGAGCGATAAGGATGGTGGTGAAATCGTTACGCAATTAACCCAAATGAATGTCCCTTACCGCTTTGCCGAGAATGGCTCGGCACTCATGATACCTGCCGACAAGGTGCATGAAACCCGCCTGAAACTGGCACAACAAGGGTTACCTAAAGGGGGAGCCGCAGGTTTCGAGCTATTGGATCAAGAAAAATTCGGTATCAGCCAGTTTAGTGAGCAGGTCAATTACCAGCGCGCGCTGGAAGGTGAATTGGCTCGCACGGTGGAATCCCTCGGCCCCGTTCAGAGTGCCCGGGTTCATCTGGCGTTGCCTAAGCCGTCCTTGTTTGTTCGTGAGCAAAAATCGCCATCAGCCTCAGTAACAGTAGGATTATTGCAGGGACGAGCTCTGGATGAAGGGCAAATCAACGCTATCGTGCATATGGTTTCAAGCAGCGTGGCCGGATTGCCAGCAGGGAATGTCACGATTGTCGATCAATCAGGGCGTCTGCTGACACAGAGCAATACAACCGGGCGTGATTTGAACACAACGCAGCTGAAATATACCCAAGAAGTGGAGAATCGTTTCCAGCATCGCATTGAAACCATTCTGGCACCGGTGGTTGGTCGTGGTAATGTTCATGCGCAAGTCACCGCTCAAATTGATTTCTCTCGCCGTGAAGAAACCGAGGAAGAATATAAACCTAACCAGCCACCAAATCAGGCCGCTGTCCGTTCCAGACAAAGTAGTAGCGGCGAGCAAAACGGCGGTTCATCGGTTGGCGGTGTGCCAGGCGCCTTGTCAAATCAACCAAGCGCTGCACCCAATGCGCCCATTGAAAAACCGAACGCAAATGCCAAAGGTAACGGTGACGAAAAACCTAACCCACAGCGCAATAATGCCAACCGGAATAATAGCAATGAGCGACTGGTGAATAACAGCCGCAACAACCATCATGACGAAACCATCAACTATGAAGTGGATCGCACCATTCGCCATACGCAATTGCAGGCGGGTGAAGTAAAGCGTCTTTCGGTCGCCGTGGTGGTCAACCATGTCACTGTTCAGGGAGAAAATGGCCTTGAAACACAAGCGTTGACACCAGAACAACTATCAAAGATCGAAGCATTAACCCGTGAAGCGATGGGCTTTTCAGTTGACCGTGGTGACAGTCTGAATGTGGTTAACACCCTGTTCAATGACACCGGAGAAGTGATTGAACCGCTGCCATTCTGGCAACATCCACTGCTGCTGGAAAAATTGTTGGAAGCTGGTCGCTGGTTACTGCTGATTCTGGTTGCCTGGCTGCTGTGGCGTAAAATGATCGTGCCACAAATCGCCAGAAAACAAGCAGCGGAAAAAGCCGTACTGGAAGCGCAGAAAAAACAGCAGAAACAGCAAACAGAAACCAACACGGAAATGGATGGAAAAGTGCGTCGTAATCTGGCTAACCAACGTGTCAGTGCTGAGCTCCAAAGCCAGCGTGTCCGTGAGCTTGCAGAAAAAGATCCTCGCGTTGTCGCGCTGGTGATCCGTCAATGGATGAGTAACGAACAATGA
- a CDS encoding Ail/Lom family outer membrane beta-barrel protein: MKKLVLISLISTGIAFVSISANAAGESTISAGYAQSHVKFDGDKLKENPKGFNVKYRYEFDDHWGVIGSFTYTHQGYEYYHGGHKTATIDLDYYALTAGPVYRINDYVSAYGLIGPAHGKVEGKDRIQGVSNSESKTELAYAAGVQINPIPNVAIDTAYEYSKIGEFKVGTWMVGVGYRF, from the coding sequence ATGAAAAAGTTAGTTTTAATATCATTGATTTCTACCGGAATAGCCTTTGTATCCATAAGTGCTAATGCTGCGGGGGAAAGTACGATTTCTGCCGGATATGCACAGAGTCATGTGAAGTTTGATGGTGATAAATTAAAAGAAAATCCAAAAGGTTTTAATGTCAAATATCGTTATGAATTTGATGATCACTGGGGGGTGATTGGCTCGTTCACATATACCCATCAGGGCTATGAATATTATCATGGTGGGCATAAAACGGCGACGATTGATCTGGATTACTATGCACTGACTGCTGGCCCTGTATACCGTATTAATGATTATGTGAGCGCTTATGGTTTAATTGGCCCGGCTCATGGTAAAGTGGAAGGCAAAGATAGGATCCAGGGCGTTTCAAACAGCGAAAGTAAAACCGAACTGGCTTATGCTGCTGGTGTACAGATTAACCCAATTCCGAATGTGGCGATTGATACAGCATATGAATATTCAAAAATTGGGGAATTCAAAGTGGGAACGTGGATGGTCGGTGTTGGGTATCGCTTCTGA